A portion of the Hymenobacter gelipurpurascens genome contains these proteins:
- a CDS encoding DUF2314 domain-containing protein — translation MTSRTILGLLLCNSLLCLGTLTAGAQQLRNDAPVSANAPTDRPLSVLKTEDDKGLHQLDKVIAPAVKQARRTLPQAKQRFQSGLAAGQAFFLTTRIYDADGRFEQVFVRVREWQGSSIKGIIASDLAVVQQYQTGQLIEFPEKAVLDWTISQPDGSEEGNFVGKLMDTLQ, via the coding sequence ATGACTTCGCGCACTATTCTAGGCCTCTTGTTATGCAACTCGCTGCTCTGCTTGGGCACGCTGACCGCCGGGGCGCAGCAGCTCCGCAACGATGCTCCCGTTTCGGCCAACGCCCCTACCGACAGGCCCCTTTCGGTACTGAAGACGGAAGACGATAAAGGTCTGCATCAGCTAGACAAGGTCATTGCCCCTGCCGTGAAACAGGCCCGCCGAACGCTGCCCCAAGCCAAACAGCGCTTCCAGAGTGGCCTAGCGGCCGGCCAGGCCTTTTTCCTGACTACGCGCATTTATGATGCTGATGGCCGTTTCGAGCAGGTGTTTGTGCGGGTGCGAGAATGGCAGGGATCTTCCATCAAAGGCATCATTGCCAGCGACCTTGCGGTAGTGCAGCAGTACCAGACCGGGCAACTCATCGAGTTTCCGGAAAAAGCGGTGCTCGACTGGACAATTAGCCAGCCAGATGGTTCTGAGGAAGGCAACTTTGTCGGAAAGCTGATGGATACCTTGCAGTAG
- the rocD gene encoding ornithine--oxo-acid transaminase encodes MSATTSHTSAPTLRGRSQELMALEDQYGAHNYHPLPVVLNRGEGVHLWDVDGKHYYDFLSAYSAVNQGHCHPRIIGALTEQAQKLTLTSRAFFNDQLGAAEKQLCELFNYDKALLMNSGAEAVETALKLARKWGYQEKGIAPNQAVIIVAEHNFHGRTTGIISFSTDPDSTGGFGPYTPGYQVVPYDDLEALTEALQDPHICGFLVEPIQGEAGVMVPSDGYLAKAAALCKEHKVLFIADEIQTGLGRTGELLAVCYEGVHADILILGKALSGGVLPVSAVLARNEIMLTIQPGQHGSTFGGNPLASVVLRAALDVLLDEKLTENARALGEVFRERMRRVQAKRPEVVELVRGKGLLNAVVIKPHADGRTAWDVCVTLMERGVLAKPTHGDIIRFAPPLVITEEQLHEACDIIEQTILEF; translated from the coding sequence ATGTCTGCTACTACCTCCCATACTTCCGCCCCTACCTTGCGCGGCCGCAGCCAAGAGCTCATGGCGCTCGAAGATCAATACGGCGCCCACAACTACCACCCGCTCCCGGTAGTGCTCAACCGGGGCGAAGGTGTGCATCTGTGGGATGTTGATGGCAAGCATTATTATGATTTCCTCTCGGCCTACTCGGCGGTGAATCAGGGCCATTGCCACCCACGCATCATTGGGGCCCTCACTGAGCAGGCGCAAAAGCTTACTCTCACCTCGCGGGCCTTCTTCAACGACCAGTTGGGCGCCGCCGAAAAGCAGCTGTGTGAGCTTTTCAACTACGATAAGGCGTTGCTGATGAACTCAGGCGCCGAGGCGGTGGAAACGGCTCTGAAGCTGGCCCGCAAGTGGGGCTATCAGGAAAAGGGCATTGCCCCGAACCAGGCCGTCATCATTGTAGCCGAGCACAACTTCCACGGCCGCACTACCGGTATCATCTCCTTCAGCACCGACCCCGATTCTACGGGCGGCTTCGGGCCCTACACCCCCGGCTACCAAGTGGTGCCCTACGATGACCTGGAGGCCCTAACCGAAGCTCTGCAGGATCCGCACATATGCGGTTTCCTGGTAGAGCCTATTCAGGGCGAGGCCGGCGTGATGGTGCCTTCCGATGGCTACCTGGCCAAAGCGGCGGCGCTGTGTAAAGAGCACAAGGTGCTGTTCATTGCCGACGAAATTCAGACTGGCCTAGGCCGTACCGGCGAGCTACTGGCAGTATGCTACGAAGGCGTGCACGCCGATATCCTGATTCTGGGCAAAGCCCTGAGCGGCGGTGTGTTGCCGGTATCGGCGGTGCTGGCCCGCAACGAAATTATGCTCACCATTCAGCCCGGCCAGCACGGCTCTACGTTTGGCGGTAACCCGCTGGCTAGTGTGGTGCTGCGCGCTGCCCTGGATGTGCTTCTCGACGAAAAACTGACGGAAAATGCCCGCGCCCTGGGCGAGGTATTCCGGGAGCGTATGCGCCGCGTGCAGGCCAAGCGCCCCGAAGTAGTGGAGCTGGTGCGCGGCAAAGGCCTGCTGAATGCCGTGGTCATTAAGCCCCACGCCGACGGCCGCACTGCCTGGGATGTATGCGTGACGCTGATGGAGCGCGGTGTACTGGCCAAACCTACCCACGGCGACATCATACGTTTCGCGCCGCCGCTGGTCATTACGGAAGAGCAGCTCCACGAGGCCTGCGACATAATTGAGCAAACCATACTGGAGTTCTAA
- the hemB gene encoding porphobilinogen synthase: MAILPTHRPRRNRKSEVIRNMVQETNLSVHDFIYPVFLIEGQNQQLEIHSMPGIHRFSADRLIDEIGRCVELGIKSFAPFPSINDGLKDRLAKESANPEGLYLKTVADIKRQFPDIVIMTDVAMDPYSSDGHDGVVDAESGEILNDASLEVLGQMALAQARAGADIIGPSDMMDGRVAWIREVLDSNAFSHVSIMSYTAKYASAFYGPFRDALDSAPKKGDKKSYQMNPANRREALRELALDEQEGADMVMIKPALSYLDVIREVRDNTHLPVTAYNVSGEYAMVKAAAQNGWLDGEKTMMEVLMSIKRAGADAILTYFAKEAAEVLRRG; encoded by the coding sequence ATGGCCATTCTCCCCACGCATCGTCCGCGCCGCAACCGCAAGTCCGAAGTTATCCGCAACATGGTGCAGGAAACCAACTTGTCGGTGCACGATTTTATTTATCCCGTCTTCCTGATTGAAGGGCAAAATCAGCAGCTCGAAATTCACTCCATGCCCGGCATTCACCGCTTCTCCGCCGACCGCCTGATTGATGAAATCGGGCGCTGCGTGGAGTTGGGCATCAAAAGCTTCGCTCCTTTTCCCAGCATTAATGATGGGCTGAAAGACCGGCTGGCCAAGGAAAGCGCCAACCCCGAGGGCTTGTATCTCAAAACGGTAGCCGATATCAAGCGGCAGTTCCCGGATATCGTCATCATGACCGATGTGGCGATGGACCCGTACTCCTCCGACGGCCACGACGGCGTAGTGGACGCTGAATCGGGCGAAATCCTGAACGATGCTTCCCTGGAAGTGCTCGGCCAGATGGCCCTGGCCCAAGCCCGCGCCGGCGCCGATATCATTGGGCCCAGTGATATGATGGATGGCCGCGTAGCCTGGATTCGGGAGGTGCTCGATAGCAACGCCTTCTCGCACGTGAGCATCATGAGCTATACCGCCAAGTACGCCTCGGCGTTCTACGGCCCATTCCGCGACGCGCTGGACTCGGCCCCCAAGAAAGGCGACAAGAAAAGCTACCAGATGAACCCCGCCAACCGCCGCGAGGCCCTGCGCGAACTGGCCCTCGATGAGCAGGAAGGCGCCGACATGGTCATGATAAAGCCGGCCCTGAGTTACCTCGACGTGATTCGGGAGGTGCGCGACAATACGCATCTGCCCGTGACGGCCTACAACGTATCGGGCGAGTATGCCATGGTGAAAGCCGCTGCCCAAAACGGCTGGCTCGATGGCGAAAAGACCATGATGGAAGTACTCATGAGCATC